A window of Pseudomonas guangdongensis contains these coding sequences:
- the ubiD gene encoding 4-hydroxy-3-polyprenylbenzoate decarboxylase produces the protein MQYRDLRDFIRGLEARGELKRIQVPISPVLEMTEVCDRTLRKGGPALLFENPTGFQMPVLGNLFGTPKRVALGMGAEDVGELREIGKLLAYLKEPEPPKGFKDAWSKLPLLKKVVSMAPKVLRDAPCQEVVVEGDEVDLGKIPVQHCWPGDAAPLITWGLTITKGPNKERQNLGIYRQQVIGRNKVIMRWLSHRGGALDFREWCQKYPDRPYPVAVALGADPATILGAVTPVPDTLSEYAFAGLLRGSRTELVKAIGSDLQVPAYAEIVLEGHIHPSETAPEGPYGDHTGYYNEVDTFPVFTVERITQRRNPIYHSTYTGRPPDEPAILGVALNEVFVPILQKQFPEIVDFYLPPEGCSYRMAVVTIRKQYPGHAKRVMLGVWSFLRQFMYTKFVIVTDDDIDARDWNDVIWAITTRMDPSRDTVLIDNTPIDYLDFASPVSGLGSKMGLDATHKWPGETDREWGRAIERDPGAVARVDALWSQLGLD, from the coding sequence ATGCAGTACCGCGACCTGCGCGATTTCATCCGCGGCCTGGAGGCGCGCGGCGAGCTCAAGCGCATCCAGGTGCCCATCTCCCCCGTGCTGGAAATGACCGAGGTCTGCGACCGCACCCTGCGCAAGGGCGGCCCGGCGCTGCTGTTCGAGAACCCCACGGGCTTCCAGATGCCGGTGCTCGGCAACCTGTTCGGCACGCCGAAGCGGGTTGCGCTGGGCATGGGCGCCGAGGATGTCGGCGAGCTGCGCGAGATCGGCAAGCTGCTGGCCTACCTCAAGGAGCCGGAGCCGCCCAAGGGCTTCAAGGATGCCTGGAGCAAGCTGCCGCTGCTGAAGAAGGTCGTCAGCATGGCGCCCAAGGTGCTCAGGGACGCCCCCTGCCAGGAGGTGGTGGTCGAGGGCGACGAGGTCGACCTCGGCAAGATTCCGGTGCAGCACTGCTGGCCGGGCGACGCCGCGCCGCTGATCACCTGGGGCCTGACCATCACCAAGGGGCCGAACAAGGAGCGGCAGAACCTCGGCATCTACCGTCAGCAGGTGATCGGCCGCAACAAGGTGATCATGCGCTGGCTGAGCCACCGCGGCGGTGCGCTGGACTTCCGCGAGTGGTGCCAGAAATACCCGGATCGCCCCTACCCGGTGGCTGTGGCGCTGGGCGCCGATCCGGCGACCATCCTCGGCGCGGTCACCCCGGTGCCGGACACCCTATCCGAGTACGCCTTCGCCGGCCTGTTGCGCGGCTCGCGCACCGAACTGGTCAAGGCCATCGGCTCCGACCTGCAGGTGCCGGCCTATGCGGAGATCGTTCTGGAAGGCCACATCCATCCCAGCGAGACGGCTCCGGAAGGTCCCTACGGCGACCACACCGGCTACTACAACGAGGTGGATACCTTCCCGGTATTCACCGTCGAGCGCATCACCCAGCGCAGGAACCCGATTTACCACAGCACCTACACCGGCCGCCCGCCGGACGAGCCGGCGATCCTCGGCGTCGCCCTCAACGAGGTGTTCGTGCCGATCCTGCAGAAGCAGTTCCCGGAGATCGTCGACTTCTACCTGCCGCCGGAAGGCTGCTCCTACCGCATGGCGGTGGTGACCATCAGGAAGCAGTATCCCGGCCACGCCAAGCGGGTGATGCTCGGCGTGTGGAGCTTCCTGCGCCAGTTCATGTACACCAAGTTCGTCATCGTCACCGACGACGACATCGATGCCCGCGACTGGAACGACGTGATCTGGGCGATCACCACGCGTATGGACCCCTCGCGCGACACCGTGCTGATCGACAACACGCCGATCGACTACCTGGACTTCGCCTCGCCGGTATCCGGGCTGGGTAGCAAGATGGGCCTGGACGCCACCCACAAGTGGCCGGGCGAGACCGACCGCGAGTGGGGGCGGGCGATCGAGCGCGATCCGGGCGCGGTGGCGCGGGTCGATGCGCTGTGGAGCCAGCTGGGCCTCGACTGA